In Candidatus Sedimenticola sp. (ex Thyasira tokunagai), the following proteins share a genomic window:
- the glgC gene encoding glucose-1-phosphate adenylyltransferase, whose translation MEDNPRNISLLTRSTLALILAGGQGSRLKQLTTWRTKPAVPFGGKFRIIDFPLSNCLNSGIRRIAVLTQYKAHSLLLHLNNGWSFLRGQFGEYVEVLPASQRLGKSWYSGTADAVFQNLDILRSHGPKYILILAGDHIYKMDYGTMLAHHVDNNADMTVGCIEVPLEEAKSLGVMSVDKTSQVTAFVEKPANPEPMVGQPEKALASMGIYIFNTDFLYDQLIRDAGDPDSSHDFGHDIIPHIIDRYRVVGFPFKHQITGERIYWRDVGTVDAYWKANLELIGVTPELNLYDKDWPIWTYQAQQPPAKFVFDDDDRRGMAVDSMVSGGCIISGAYVSHSVLFSNVHIGTRSNVQDSVILPDVEIGENCRITKAVIDKGCVISNHTVIGENPEEDARNYHVTEEGVVLVSPGMLGQDLNYAL comes from the coding sequence ATGGAAGATAATCCACGCAATATTAGTCTGTTAACCCGCAGTACCCTGGCACTGATTCTAGCGGGAGGGCAGGGATCTCGACTAAAACAACTCACGACATGGCGCACCAAGCCTGCCGTCCCTTTCGGCGGTAAATTTCGTATTATCGATTTCCCCCTCTCCAACTGCCTTAACTCAGGCATTAGGCGGATTGCCGTACTCACCCAGTACAAGGCGCACTCGCTGTTGCTTCACCTCAATAACGGCTGGTCATTCCTTCGCGGCCAGTTTGGAGAGTATGTGGAGGTTCTTCCCGCCTCTCAGCGCCTGGGCAAGTCTTGGTACTCGGGGACTGCGGACGCTGTCTTCCAGAACCTGGATATCCTGCGCAGCCACGGTCCCAAGTACATCCTTATTCTCGCCGGTGACCACATCTACAAGATGGATTACGGCACCATGCTGGCACATCATGTCGACAACAATGCCGATATGACAGTAGGCTGTATCGAAGTTCCCCTGGAAGAGGCGAAATCTTTAGGCGTTATGAGCGTGGACAAAACCTCTCAGGTAACCGCTTTCGTTGAGAAACCAGCCAACCCTGAACCGATGGTTGGCCAGCCTGAAAAGGCACTGGCATCGATGGGTATCTACATATTTAACACCGATTTTCTCTACGACCAGTTGATCAGGGATGCCGGAGACCCGGATTCCAGCCACGACTTTGGTCACGACATCATCCCCCATATCATTGACCGCTACCGGGTGGTGGGTTTCCCCTTCAAACACCAGATTACCGGCGAACGTATCTACTGGCGGGATGTGGGTACCGTCGATGCCTACTGGAAAGCCAACCTCGAACTGATTGGCGTCACGCCAGAGCTAAATCTATACGATAAGGATTGGCCGATCTGGACCTATCAGGCGCAGCAACCCCCGGCCAAATTCGTCTTTGATGACGACGATCGTCGCGGCATGGCTGTCGACTCAATGGTCTCAGGCGGCTGCATTATCTCGGGCGCCTATGTGAGTCACTCAGTCCTCTTCTCCAACGTTCATATCGGTACTCGCTCAAACGTCCAGGACTCTGTAATCCTGCCGGATGTAGAGATTGGAGAAAACTGCCGTATTACCAAGGCTGTAATCGACAAGGGCTGCGTCATCAGCAACCACACTGTGATCGGTGAAAACCCCGAGGAGGATGCACGCAACTATCACGTCACGGAGGAGGGTGTTGTTCTGGTCAGCCCGGGTATGCTCGGACAGGATCTGAACTATGCACTCTGA
- the pgi gene encoding glucose-6-phosphate isomerase has protein sequence MRLTETRSWVKLQQQNREISNTHMRDLFDQDPARFERFSLTLEDLLLDYSKNRIDAATMTQLFELAREQDLPGWIEKMFTGQHINTTEDRAVLHIALRNRSNQPIEVDGEDVMPAVNQVLEQMQRFCDQIHSGSWLGYSGKTITDVVNIGIGGSDLGPVMVTEALRPYADMGIETHFVSNVDGTQISETLKRLDPETTLFIIASKTFTTQETLTNAHTAREWFLQSAPNEQAIASHFVAVSTNRQAVSEFGIDTRNMFEFWDWVGGRFSLWSAIGLPIALTIGMERFEELLDGAHLMDQHFRTAPLEQNMPVIIGMIGIWYINFIGARSHAILPYDQYLHRFPAYLQQLEMESNGKSITRDGERVDYETRSAVWGEPGTNGQHAFFQLLHQGTPLVTADYLAPAESHNPVGNHHAILLSNFFAQTEALMRGKNETEVRSELEAAGLDREAMEKLMTHKLFDGNHPTTTFLFRKLTPKTLGMLIAFYEHKVFVQGIIWNINSFDQWGVELGKQLARKILPELAPDTASGLHDASTRGLIAYTKKLNGSD, from the coding sequence ATGAGACTGACAGAGACCCGCTCATGGGTAAAGCTGCAACAGCAGAACAGAGAGATCAGTAACACCCACATGAGGGACCTGTTCGACCAGGATCCCGCCCGCTTTGAACGATTTTCACTCACCCTTGAAGACCTTCTGCTCGACTACTCAAAAAACCGCATCGACGCCGCGACGATGACTCAGCTGTTTGAACTGGCGAGGGAACAGGATCTCCCCGGCTGGATTGAGAAGATGTTCACCGGCCAACATATCAATACTACTGAGGATCGGGCGGTCCTCCATATTGCCCTGCGCAACCGTTCAAATCAGCCGATAGAGGTCGATGGTGAGGATGTCATGCCCGCCGTCAATCAGGTTTTAGAGCAGATGCAGCGTTTCTGTGACCAGATCCACAGTGGAAGCTGGCTCGGCTACAGCGGAAAGACCATTACCGATGTAGTAAATATCGGCATTGGTGGCTCGGACCTGGGACCGGTGATGGTCACCGAGGCGCTGAGACCCTATGCCGACATGGGGATAGAGACGCACTTTGTCTCCAATGTGGACGGCACACAGATATCCGAAACCCTGAAACGACTGGATCCGGAGACAACTCTATTTATCATCGCTTCCAAGACCTTTACCACCCAGGAGACGCTAACCAATGCCCACACGGCACGTGAGTGGTTTCTCCAATCAGCCCCTAATGAGCAGGCGATAGCCAGCCACTTTGTAGCGGTCTCAACCAACCGCCAGGCGGTAAGCGAATTTGGCATTGATACCCGCAATATGTTCGAATTTTGGGACTGGGTAGGGGGGCGTTTCTCTCTATGGAGCGCCATCGGCCTGCCGATTGCCCTAACCATCGGTATGGAGCGTTTTGAAGAGCTGCTCGATGGCGCCCACCTGATGGACCAACACTTTCGTACAGCACCGCTGGAGCAGAATATGCCGGTAATCATCGGCATGATCGGCATCTGGTATATCAACTTTATCGGTGCCAGAAGCCACGCCATCCTTCCTTATGACCAGTATCTGCACAGATTTCCAGCCTACCTGCAGCAACTGGAGATGGAGAGCAACGGCAAAAGCATAACCCGTGACGGTGAACGTGTGGACTACGAGACCCGTAGCGCGGTGTGGGGTGAACCCGGTACCAACGGCCAGCACGCTTTCTTTCAACTGCTCCACCAGGGAACCCCTCTGGTCACTGCCGATTACCTGGCACCGGCGGAATCTCACAATCCTGTCGGAAACCACCACGCCATACTCCTCTCCAACTTCTTTGCCCAGACTGAAGCTCTTATGCGGGGGAAGAATGAAACAGAGGTGCGGTCCGAACTGGAGGCAGCAGGACTCGACCGGGAAGCGATGGAGAAGTTGATGACACACAAGCTGTTTGACGGCAACCACCCCACCACTACCTTCCTGTTCCGCAAGTTGACGCCAAAAACCCTAGGCATGCTGATCGCCTTCTATGAACACAAGGTGTTTGTCCAGGGCATCATCTGGAATATCAACTCTTTTGACCAGTGGGGAGTGGAGCTGGGAAAACAGCTGGCCAGAAAGATACTTCCGGAGCTTGCACCAGATACGGCAAGCGGTCTGCATGACGCCTCAACCCGCGGCCTGATTGCCTATACAAAAAAGCTTAATGGCAGCGATTGA
- the glgB gene encoding 1,4-alpha-glucan branching protein GlgB — MAIALSEDLRRIIDARHHDPFVVLGRHAFGKKERVTLFLPGVIKAVIEETGAELERLDATDLFVWEGAAGEQPDRYRVRATYTDGVEHIAYDPYCFPQVLEDFDLHLFGEGSHYHAYRFLGAHPCTVNDVGGVLFAVWAPNAERVSVTGNFNQWDGRRHPMRSRGATGVWELFIPGLSGDELYKYEIRNRITGALLQKSDPYAQQSEMRPKTASRVRRQSDYSWDDKAWLQRREQGEWLKKPLSVYEVHLGSWHRDEDREGGFIGYRELAHQLVEYVSELGFTHIELLPVMEHPLDISWGYQTTGYFSPSSRFGSADDFRYFVDYCHRHDIGVLLDWAPGHFPRDAFALAEFDGAHLYEHADPRRGAHPDWGTLIFDYGRNEVKNFLLASAVYWLEEFHIDGLRVDAVASMLYLDYSREPHDWIPNIHGGNENLEAVAFLQQLNRVTHGEHPGTLMIAEESTAWPSVTRPLEIGGLGFSMKWNMGWMHDTLNYISEEPVHRSHHHNSLTFGMLYNYTENFVLPFSHDEVVHGKGSMIGKMPGDEWQRFANLRLLYSYMWAYPGKKLLFMGSEFAQEREWNCEESLQWELLEQPKYHGVKRLMSDLNRLYREQPALHRLDFFAEGFDWVDCSDASQSVISFLRKSEDQTLLVVVNFTPVPRQDYRVGVSQGGTYRELLNSDAGLYGGSNMGNGGGVMAEPVEWMGQSHSLSLTLPPLSVLIMQPQEG; from the coding sequence ATGGCGATAGCACTCAGCGAAGATCTAAGACGAATCATTGATGCCCGGCACCACGATCCTTTTGTGGTACTGGGGCGTCACGCCTTCGGTAAAAAGGAGCGGGTGACGCTGTTTCTGCCGGGGGTGATCAAAGCGGTGATTGAAGAGACCGGGGCGGAGCTGGAGCGGCTCGATGCTACTGACCTCTTTGTCTGGGAAGGTGCGGCAGGCGAACAGCCTGATCGCTATCGTGTAAGGGCAACCTATACCGATGGTGTGGAGCACATCGCCTACGATCCCTACTGTTTTCCGCAGGTATTGGAAGATTTTGATCTCCACCTCTTCGGTGAGGGCAGCCACTACCACGCCTACCGCTTTCTTGGTGCTCACCCTTGTACGGTCAACGATGTAGGCGGAGTACTTTTCGCCGTATGGGCGCCCAATGCTGAGCGGGTCAGCGTCACCGGTAACTTCAATCAGTGGGATGGCCGGCGCCACCCGATGAGAAGTCGAGGCGCCACGGGGGTGTGGGAGCTGTTTATTCCGGGCTTGAGTGGTGACGAGTTATATAAGTACGAGATACGTAACCGTATTACAGGTGCCCTGCTGCAGAAAAGTGATCCCTACGCCCAGCAGAGTGAAATGCGCCCCAAAACCGCCTCGCGGGTGAGACGCCAAAGTGACTACAGTTGGGATGATAAGGCCTGGCTACAGCGGCGGGAGCAGGGAGAGTGGCTGAAAAAACCACTCTCCGTCTATGAGGTGCACCTCGGCTCATGGCATCGAGACGAGGATCGCGAAGGCGGTTTTATCGGCTATCGCGAGCTGGCTCACCAGTTGGTTGAGTATGTCTCCGAACTGGGTTTTACCCACATTGAGCTACTGCCGGTGATGGAGCATCCGTTGGATATCTCCTGGGGCTATCAGACCACCGGCTACTTCTCACCCAGTAGCCGTTTTGGCTCAGCTGACGATTTTCGCTACTTTGTCGACTACTGTCACCGTCACGATATCGGCGTACTCCTTGACTGGGCGCCTGGTCATTTTCCCCGTGATGCGTTTGCGTTGGCTGAGTTTGATGGGGCTCATCTCTATGAGCATGCAGATCCACGTCGTGGTGCTCATCCTGACTGGGGAACGTTGATTTTCGACTACGGTCGCAATGAGGTAAAAAACTTTCTCCTCGCCAGTGCCGTCTACTGGCTGGAAGAGTTTCATATCGATGGCCTGCGGGTGGATGCCGTCGCCTCCATGCTCTATCTCGACTACTCACGGGAGCCCCACGATTGGATACCTAATATCCACGGCGGCAACGAGAATTTGGAAGCGGTCGCCTTTCTGCAGCAGCTCAACAGGGTGACCCACGGGGAGCACCCCGGTACCTTGATGATCGCTGAGGAGTCCACCGCCTGGCCCAGTGTCACCCGACCTTTGGAGATTGGGGGGCTCGGATTCAGTATGAAGTGGAATATGGGTTGGATGCACGACACCCTCAACTACATCAGTGAAGAGCCGGTCCACCGCAGCCACCATCACAACAGCCTCACTTTCGGCATGCTCTACAACTATACGGAGAACTTCGTTTTGCCCTTCTCCCATGATGAGGTGGTTCACGGTAAGGGCTCGATGATCGGAAAGATGCCGGGGGATGAGTGGCAGCGCTTTGCCAACCTGCGTCTGCTCTACAGTTATATGTGGGCTTATCCGGGAAAGAAGCTGCTGTTTATGGGCTCAGAGTTTGCTCAGGAGAGAGAGTGGAATTGTGAGGAGTCGCTGCAATGGGAGCTGTTGGAGCAGCCCAAGTATCACGGGGTAAAGCGCCTGATGAGTGATCTCAACCGTCTCTACCGTGAACAGCCGGCCCTTCATCGGCTGGACTTTTTCGCCGAAGGTTTTGACTGGGTCGACTGCAGTGATGCCTCACAGTCGGTAATCAGCTTTCTGCGCAAGAGTGAGGACCAAACCCTGCTGGTGGTGGTCAACTTCACCCCAGTGCCGCGCCAGGACTACCGTGTCGGTGTGTCTCAGGGAGGGACCTATCGGGAGCTGCTCAACAGTGATGCCGGGCTTTATGGTGGCAGTAATATGGGTAATGGCGGTGGGGTGATGGCGGAACCTGTTGAGTGGATGGGGCAGTCACACTCCCTGTCACTGACTCTGCCGCCCCTGTCGGTGCTTATTATGCAGCCACAAGAGGGGTGA
- the glgA gene encoding glycogen synthase GlgA, translated as MSDKIDILFVTSEAHPLIKTGGLADVSGALPAALNEQGHDVRLLIPGYPQVLAELELDDALKGGLLYTPGGAVRLLQGRMPGSGGLVYVIDSERLYQRDGGPYLDNEGREWRDNALRFATLSFVAAKLAKRVTPLGWRPDILHCNDWQSGLAPAYLNYSSIAHARTLMTVHNLAYQGVFDLDLVDQLWLPPEAKSMHDVEFHDQLCFLKAGLQFADQINTVSPTYALEIQTRAFGCGLEGLLQHRSEDLHGVLNGIDNVDWDPAIDPHLKHNYSIDSMSGKGKNKRALQRELGLTEAPKSMLLGVISRLAEQKGLDLFADTVPQLMEEGFQVCLLGSGDAALESRFLEYAAVYPGRLAVHIGYNEGLAHRIEAGADAFVMPSRYEPCGLNQMYSMAYGTPPIVRRTGGLADSVVDTGAKGESVQEATGFIFDRADAGSLLHAIRRAGQFYGSPDKWSQIQHNGMARDCSWGASAGHYVELYQQLLR; from the coding sequence GTGAGCGACAAGATCGACATCCTTTTTGTCACTTCCGAAGCCCACCCGCTGATCAAGACCGGGGGGTTGGCGGATGTCAGCGGCGCTCTGCCTGCGGCGCTCAATGAGCAGGGCCATGATGTACGACTGCTGATACCGGGCTACCCACAGGTACTGGCTGAACTTGAGCTGGACGATGCACTGAAGGGTGGCCTGCTCTACACTCCCGGCGGTGCGGTGCGGCTGCTTCAGGGAAGAATGCCGGGAAGCGGCGGGTTGGTCTATGTGATCGACAGCGAGCGGCTCTACCAACGGGATGGTGGTCCTTACCTGGATAACGAAGGCAGAGAGTGGAGGGATAACGCACTGCGCTTTGCCACTCTCTCCTTTGTCGCGGCAAAATTGGCAAAACGGGTCACCCCTCTGGGCTGGCGACCCGATATACTCCACTGTAACGATTGGCAGAGCGGCCTCGCCCCCGCCTATCTCAACTACTCCTCAATCGCCCATGCTCGTACCCTTATGACAGTGCATAATCTCGCCTATCAAGGGGTGTTTGATCTCGATCTGGTTGATCAGTTGTGGCTGCCGCCGGAAGCAAAGAGTATGCATGATGTTGAGTTTCATGATCAGCTCTGCTTTCTCAAGGCGGGCCTGCAGTTTGCCGACCAGATCAATACCGTTAGCCCCACCTATGCCCTGGAGATACAGACCCGCGCCTTCGGCTGCGGTCTTGAGGGGCTGTTGCAGCACCGCTCGGAGGATCTGCATGGGGTGCTTAACGGCATTGATAACGTGGACTGGGATCCTGCTATCGACCCCCATCTGAAGCACAACTACAGCATTGACAGCATGAGTGGAAAGGGGAAGAACAAGCGCGCCCTGCAACGGGAGTTGGGTTTGACTGAGGCGCCGAAGAGCATGTTGCTGGGGGTGATCAGCCGTCTGGCGGAGCAGAAAGGGCTGGATCTCTTTGCCGACACTGTTCCACAACTGATGGAAGAGGGTTTTCAAGTCTGCCTGCTGGGCTCCGGTGATGCAGCTCTTGAGAGTCGCTTCCTTGAGTATGCGGCGGTCTATCCAGGTCGTCTTGCGGTGCATATCGGCTATAACGAGGGGTTGGCTCATCGTATAGAAGCGGGTGCCGACGCCTTTGTTATGCCCTCCCGTTATGAGCCCTGCGGACTCAATCAGATGTATAGCATGGCCTATGGCACGCCACCGATAGTAAGGCGTACCGGTGGCCTGGCCGATTCGGTAGTCGATACCGGAGCAAAGGGAGAGAGTGTGCAGGAGGCCACCGGTTTTATCTTTGATCGGGCCGATGCAGGCTCACTACTCCATGCTATCCGTCGGGCAGGGCAGTTCTATGGCAGCCCTGACAAGTGGTCGCAGATTCAGCACAATGGCATGGCGCGTGATTGCAGCTGGGGCGCCAGTGCTGGCCACTATGTTGAGCTCTACCAGCAGCTTTTGCGGTAG
- the uvrA gene encoding excinuclease ABC subunit UvrA, which translates to MDTIHLRGARTHNLKNIDLDLPRDKLIVITGLSGSGKSSLAFDTIYAEGQRRYVESLSAYARQFLSMMEKPDIDHIEGLSPAISIEQKTTSHNPRSTVGTITEIYDYLRLLFARAGTPRCPQHDTQLEAQTVSQMVDQVLSLPEGSKLMLLAPVVSERKGEHHKLLQELNAQGFIRARIDGEIYELDEPPELELHKKHTIEAVVDRFKVRDDLALRLAESFETALQLSGGLTRVAWMDDNEAAELIFSANFACPQCGYSIEELEPRLFSFNNPVGACPTCDGLGVEQFFDPERVVAHPHLSLAAGAVRGWDRRNAYYFQLISSLGKHYKFDVEAPWEELPEKIRQHILYGSGKESIKFSYFNDRGGRSSKNHPFEGVVRNMERRYKETESNAVREELSRYISTHACPQCKGARLNEAARHVFVAEHNLPAIATLPIGKAYDFFQQMKLPGKRGEIASKVVKEISQRLQFLVNVGLDYLTLERSAETLSGGEAQRIRLASQIGAGLVGVMYVLDEPSIGLHQRDNDRLLKTLTYLRDLGNTVIVVEHDEEAIRSADHVVDVGPGAGVHGGRIIAQGTAADVAANEESLTGQYLSGKQQIEIPLQRTAVDTDRTLAVHGATGNNLKQVELKLPIGLLTCITGVSGSGKSTLINDTLYPVAAVQLNGANMEAAPHREIEGMDLFDKVVDIDQSPIGRTPRSNPATYTGIFTPIRELFAGTHEARSRGYTPGRFSFNVKGGRCEACRGDGLIKVEMHFLPDVYVQCDVCKGKRYNRETLEIRYKGKSIDQVLELTIEDALDFFEAIPALKRKLQTLMDVGLSYIKLGQNATTLSGGEAQRVKLSRELSKRDTGNTLYILDEPTTGLHFHDVKHLLAVLHRLRDHGNTVVVIEHNLDVIKTADWIVDLGPEGGDKGGEIIAQGTPEAVAETAGSYTGIYLKRVLSR; encoded by the coding sequence ATGGACACTATCCACCTCCGTGGCGCACGCACCCACAATCTGAAGAATATCGATCTTGATCTACCCAGGGACAAACTGATTGTCATCACCGGTCTCTCCGGTTCAGGCAAATCCTCCCTAGCCTTCGATACCATCTACGCTGAGGGGCAGCGCCGCTACGTTGAGTCACTCTCCGCCTATGCCCGGCAATTCCTGTCGATGATGGAAAAACCGGATATCGACCATATAGAAGGTCTGTCACCGGCGATATCAATCGAACAGAAGACAACTTCACACAACCCACGCTCTACCGTCGGCACCATTACCGAGATCTACGACTACCTGCGCCTGCTGTTCGCCCGCGCCGGCACACCGCGCTGCCCACAGCACGACACGCAGCTTGAGGCTCAGACCGTCAGCCAGATGGTCGATCAAGTACTGAGCCTGCCCGAAGGAAGCAAGCTGATGCTACTGGCACCGGTGGTCTCCGAACGCAAGGGTGAACACCACAAGCTGCTGCAGGAGCTCAATGCCCAGGGTTTCATTCGTGCCCGTATCGATGGTGAGATCTATGAACTCGACGAACCTCCGGAGTTGGAACTGCACAAGAAACACACCATCGAAGCGGTAGTGGACCGGTTCAAAGTACGGGATGATCTGGCACTGCGACTGGCAGAGTCGTTTGAGACCGCACTACAGCTCTCGGGTGGCCTGACACGAGTCGCCTGGATGGATGACAATGAAGCGGCCGAACTTATCTTCTCGGCCAACTTCGCCTGCCCCCAGTGCGGCTATAGCATTGAGGAGCTTGAACCCCGGCTCTTCTCTTTCAATAATCCGGTGGGCGCTTGCCCCACTTGTGATGGCCTTGGTGTTGAGCAATTCTTCGACCCGGAAAGGGTAGTGGCACACCCCCATCTGAGTCTGGCCGCCGGTGCGGTGCGCGGTTGGGACAGACGCAATGCCTACTACTTCCAGCTCATCAGCTCCCTTGGAAAACACTACAAATTTGACGTTGAAGCCCCCTGGGAGGAGCTGCCCGAGAAGATACGGCAACATATTCTCTACGGCAGCGGCAAGGAGTCGATCAAGTTCAGCTATTTCAATGATCGTGGCGGTCGTAGCAGCAAAAACCACCCCTTTGAGGGAGTGGTACGCAACATGGAGCGGCGCTACAAGGAGACAGAATCCAACGCCGTCCGTGAAGAGCTCTCCCGCTACATCTCCACCCACGCCTGCCCCCAGTGCAAAGGTGCCAGACTCAATGAAGCCGCCCGCCATGTATTTGTAGCGGAGCATAACCTCCCCGCCATCGCCACCCTGCCCATCGGCAAGGCCTATGACTTTTTCCAGCAGATGAAGCTTCCGGGAAAACGTGGCGAGATCGCATCCAAGGTGGTAAAGGAGATTAGTCAGCGCCTGCAGTTTCTGGTCAACGTCGGCCTCGACTACCTGACTCTGGAGCGCAGCGCCGAAACCCTCTCCGGTGGCGAAGCACAACGCATCCGTCTGGCCAGCCAGATCGGCGCCGGCCTGGTGGGAGTGATGTATGTTCTCGACGAGCCCTCTATCGGCCTGCACCAGCGTGACAACGACCGGCTGCTCAAGACCCTCACCTATCTGCGCGACCTGGGCAATACGGTGATTGTGGTGGAGCATGATGAAGAGGCGATTCGTAGCGCCGACCACGTGGTGGATGTCGGCCCGGGTGCCGGCGTTCACGGGGGACGCATCATTGCACAAGGGACGGCTGCAGATGTCGCCGCCAACGAAGAGTCACTTACCGGACAGTACCTCAGTGGCAAACAGCAGATAGAGATACCACTGCAACGTACAGCTGTCGATACCGACCGCACACTGGCGGTTCACGGTGCCACCGGTAACAATCTGAAGCAGGTCGAGCTAAAACTGCCCATTGGCCTACTCACCTGTATCACCGGCGTCTCAGGCTCAGGTAAATCAACACTGATCAACGACACCCTCTACCCTGTGGCGGCAGTGCAACTGAACGGCGCTAACATGGAGGCTGCACCCCACCGGGAGATTGAGGGCATGGATCTCTTCGACAAGGTGGTGGATATCGACCAGAGTCCCATTGGGCGCACACCTCGTTCCAATCCGGCCACCTACACAGGAATCTTCACCCCGATCCGTGAGCTCTTCGCTGGAACTCATGAAGCACGCTCCCGCGGCTACACACCGGGGCGCTTCAGCTTCAACGTCAAGGGTGGCCGCTGTGAGGCGTGTCGCGGCGATGGATTGATCAAGGTGGAGATGCACTTCCTCCCAGACGTCTACGTCCAGTGTGACGTCTGCAAGGGCAAACGCTATAACCGTGAAACCCTGGAGATCAGGTACAAGGGAAAGAGTATTGACCAGGTACTGGAGCTCACCATCGAGGACGCCCTCGACTTCTTTGAAGCGATTCCTGCGCTAAAGCGAAAACTGCAGACACTGATGGATGTGGGTCTCTCCTATATCAAGCTGGGACAGAACGCCACCACCCTCTCCGGAGGTGAGGCCCAGCGAGTAAAACTGTCGCGGGAGCTTTCAAAACGGGATACCGGCAATACCCTCTATATTCTCGATGAGCCCACCACCGGCCTTCATTTCCACGACGTAAAACACCTGTTGGCGGTACTGCATCGACTGCGCGACCACGGCAATACGGTGGTGGTGATCGAGCACAACCTGGACGTCATCAAGACCGCTGACTGGATCGTCGACCTCGGGCCGGAGGGAGGCGACAAGGGCGGCGAGATTATCGCCCAGGGTACCCCCGAGGCCGTTGCAGAGACGGCCGGATCCTATACCGGCATCTACCTGAAGAGAGTGCTCAGCCGGTAA
- a CDS encoding MFS transporter, with translation MLGLFMILPVFALYAEELGGVTPVLVGVAIGAYGLTQALFQIPFGMLSDRIGRKPVIIGGLLIFALGSVVAAQADTIWGVIFGRAIQGSGAIAAAIMALAADLTREQVRMRVMAVIGMSIGFAFAISLILGPLLNTLVGVPGIFWITALLALVGIAIVVLFVPNPKESHFHRDTEPVPGQFGRVLSDPDLLRLDVGIMLLHMILTALFIAVPLALRDQVGLPGGSHWMLYLPVVVLAMGLMVPFVVIAEKRRKMKPVFLAAIAGLILAQLGFWGMHDSLVGIGLSMLLFFTAFNLLEATLPSLIAKTAPAASKGTAMGVYSTSQFSGAFLGGLLGGWVHSHYGLQGVFLFGAVVAAIWLLVASGMSPTKYLNSHLLKVGAMNEAQAAELQAELLALDGVEDATVAAEEGVAYLKIDAEVIELSRLDAFCSIEG, from the coding sequence ATGCTGGGTCTGTTCATGATCTTGCCGGTCTTCGCCCTCTATGCCGAGGAGCTTGGGGGGGTGACTCCTGTACTGGTGGGGGTGGCTATTGGTGCCTACGGCCTGACCCAGGCGCTCTTCCAGATCCCGTTCGGTATGCTCTCCGACCGTATTGGTCGTAAGCCGGTGATTATTGGCGGCTTGCTGATATTTGCGCTTGGCAGTGTTGTGGCGGCCCAGGCGGACACTATCTGGGGAGTGATTTTTGGGCGCGCCATCCAGGGTAGTGGTGCTATCGCCGCAGCCATTATGGCGTTGGCCGCCGACCTTACCCGGGAGCAGGTGCGTATGCGGGTAATGGCGGTGATCGGTATGAGTATCGGCTTCGCCTTTGCCATTTCCCTGATACTCGGTCCCCTGCTCAATACCCTGGTGGGTGTCCCTGGTATCTTTTGGATTACCGCGCTGTTGGCTCTGGTGGGAATAGCTATCGTGGTGCTGTTTGTCCCTAATCCGAAAGAGAGTCATTTTCACCGCGATACTGAACCGGTGCCGGGACAGTTTGGCAGAGTCCTGAGCGACCCGGATTTGCTGCGGCTGGATGTCGGCATCATGTTGTTGCACATGATTCTTACCGCACTGTTTATTGCCGTTCCGCTGGCCCTGCGTGATCAGGTTGGACTTCCCGGGGGCAGCCACTGGATGCTCTACCTGCCGGTGGTGGTGCTGGCCATGGGTTTGATGGTTCCCTTTGTGGTGATTGCTGAGAAGCGGCGCAAGATGAAGCCTGTGTTCCTTGCCGCCATTGCAGGGCTGATTCTGGCGCAACTCGGTTTTTGGGGGATGCATGACTCCCTTGTTGGTATTGGATTGTCGATGCTGCTCTTCTTTACCGCCTTCAACCTGTTGGAAGCAACACTTCCGTCACTGATCGCCAAGACCGCTCCAGCGGCAAGTAAGGGGACGGCTATGGGGGTCTACTCGACCTCTCAATTTTCAGGAGCATTTCTTGGTGGCCTGCTGGGTGGTTGGGTGCACAGCCATTACGGCCTCCAGGGTGTGTTTCTGTTTGGGGCGGTGGTGGCGGCTATTTGGTTGTTGGTGGCATCGGGCATGTCACCGACCAAGTACCTTAATAGTCACCTGTTGAAAGTAGGCGCTATGAATGAGGCCCAGGCGGCAGAACTACAGGCAGAGTTGCTTGCCCTTGACGGTGTTGAGGATGCAACTGTGGCGGCGGAGGAGGGGGTTGCCTATCTTAAGATAGATGCTGAAGTGATCGAGCTCTCCCGCCTGGATGCATTTTGCAGCATTGAAGGGTAG